A single region of the Streptomyces sp. NBC_01262 genome encodes:
- a CDS encoding cytochrome P450, with amino-acid sequence MTDDLYWDPFDAVIDIDPHPLWRRIRDEQPVYRNDKFGFVALSRHADVDAGLMDTTTYSSAHGTVLELMTPEPMKTGHIIFMDPPAQTTLRVLVSRAFTPRRIAALEEHIRALCAELLDPRTGSGGFDYVRDFAAQLPSLVISQLMGVDPADREEIHRTIERTFHLEEGKGMVNDISLAAQIKLHTYFAEQIDARRDSPRDDMMTSLVQAEVTTDEGTRRLSTSEAANFANLLVSAGTETTGRLIGWAGALLAAHPGQRAELAADPSLIANAVEETLRYEAPSPAQGRVSTRDVEIHGTAIPAGSKILLLTGSAGRDERKYPDPDRYDIHRRFDSHVSFGRGAHFCLGAALARLEARVALEETLRRFPTWDVDHDRAVRLHSSTVRGYAELPIRL; translated from the coding sequence ATGACCGACGACCTGTACTGGGATCCCTTCGACGCGGTCATCGACATCGACCCGCACCCGCTCTGGCGCCGGATCCGCGACGAACAGCCGGTCTACCGCAACGACAAGTTCGGCTTCGTCGCCCTCTCCCGGCACGCCGACGTCGACGCGGGCCTGATGGACACCACCACGTACAGCTCCGCCCACGGCACGGTCCTCGAACTCATGACGCCGGAGCCGATGAAGACCGGGCACATCATCTTCATGGACCCTCCGGCGCAGACCACGCTGCGCGTCCTGGTCTCCCGCGCCTTCACCCCCCGGCGGATCGCGGCGCTGGAGGAACACATCCGGGCGCTGTGCGCCGAGCTGCTGGACCCCCGGACCGGCAGCGGCGGGTTCGACTACGTCCGGGACTTCGCCGCCCAGCTCCCCTCCCTGGTGATCTCGCAGCTGATGGGCGTCGACCCGGCCGACCGCGAGGAGATCCACCGTACGATCGAGCGGACCTTCCACCTGGAGGAAGGCAAGGGGATGGTCAACGACATCTCGCTGGCCGCCCAGATCAAGCTGCACACCTACTTCGCCGAACAGATCGACGCCCGGCGCGACAGCCCGCGCGACGACATGATGACCAGCCTCGTCCAGGCCGAGGTCACCACCGACGAGGGCACCCGCCGGCTCAGCACCTCCGAGGCGGCCAACTTCGCCAACCTGCTCGTCAGCGCCGGCACCGAGACCACCGGCCGCCTGATCGGCTGGGCCGGCGCGCTGCTCGCGGCCCACCCCGGCCAGCGCGCGGAGCTGGCCGCCGACCCGTCCCTGATCGCCAACGCCGTGGAGGAGACCCTGCGTTACGAGGCGCCCTCCCCCGCCCAGGGCCGCGTCAGCACCCGCGACGTCGAGATCCACGGCACCGCCATCCCCGCCGGATCCAAAATCCTGCTGCTCACCGGCTCCGCCGGCCGCGACGAGCGCAAGTACCCCGACCCCGACCGCTACGACATCCACCGCCGTTTCGACAGCCATGTCTCCTTCGGACGCGGCGCGCACTTCTGCCTCGGCGCGGCACTCGCCCGTCTGGAGGCACGCGTCGCGCTGGAGGAGACCCTGCGCCGCTTCCCCACCTGGGACGTGGACCATGACCGC
- a CDS encoding pyridoxamine 5'-phosphate oxidase family protein translates to MSEQRRGRRIAMTPAEIDALLAEERTCRVATSSPGGPHLTPLWFVWDGAALWLNSTVKSQRWTDIARDGRVAVLVDTGHDFDELRGVELRGDLKSVGDAPRTNTPDPDLEIPERLFARKYAGRDEMHYDGRHAWLRLTPTKITSWDFRKM, encoded by the coding sequence ATGTCGGAGCAGCGACGTGGCCGCAGAATCGCCATGACCCCCGCCGAGATCGACGCCCTTCTCGCCGAGGAGCGCACCTGCCGGGTGGCCACATCCAGTCCGGGCGGACCGCACCTCACCCCCCTGTGGTTCGTGTGGGACGGGGCGGCGCTCTGGCTCAACTCGACGGTGAAAAGCCAGCGTTGGACCGACATCGCGCGCGACGGGCGGGTGGCCGTCCTCGTGGACACCGGCCACGACTTCGACGAACTGCGCGGCGTGGAGCTGCGCGGAGATCTCAAAAGCGTCGGCGACGCTCCGCGTACCAACACCCCGGACCCGGATCTGGAGATCCCGGAACGGCTCTTCGCCCGCAAGTACGCCGGCCGCGACGAGATGCACTACGACGGGCGGCACGCCTGGCTGCGCCTGACGCCCACGAAGATCACCAGCTGGGACTTCCGGAAGATGTGA